One genomic region from Enoplosus armatus isolate fEnoArm2 chromosome 17, fEnoArm2.hap1, whole genome shotgun sequence encodes:
- the btbd17b gene encoding BTB/POZ domain-containing protein 17 isoform X1 — MVRSCEQGIPVWVYVGTLLLSICFTAALKQEAALDNGATVLNHSMSLVQRMETLLALGNGSDVTLRVQTINTDEVKVIQAHSLVLTMQSDVFEELLLSRNNSAVVLRETSDCAAVFDKFVRYLYCGDISVRLDQAISLHKLASKYHVWGLQQGLTQYMTQHLSSDSPTGHVVGWYNYALQIGDMALRDSCLQYLSWNLSSVLQSGEWGSISEDLLLSLLQRSDLILQSELELYEALEAWIGQNQPVSATVEIALKAVRYGMIPPQHLFRLQKQSLLMQKYYESIRDLLYLAFQFHSASPIQLAKYFDVNCSIFTPRNYLSNSWGSPWVINNPTRDDRSYSFQTQLGPSGHDSSKRVTWNALFSPRWLPLIARSTYTELGAMQPTRTDGGRPRIIVTPATSSPDFAGVSFQKTVIVMSRQQGKVVVRHVYNFHQSTEEAGDFLADADLQRRASEYLIDSSLYLHIVIKPLYHTLLVARK, encoded by the exons CTCTATTTGCTTCACAGCTGCCCTGAAGCAGGAGGCAGCGTTGGACAATGGGGCCACGGTGCTGAATCACTCCATGAGTCTGGTGCAGCGCATGGAGACCCTGCTGGCCTTGGGGAACGGCAGCGATGTCACTCTCCGGGTGCAGACCATAAACACGGACGAGGTGAAGGTGATCCAGGCCCACAGCCTGGTTCTCACGATGCAGAGCGACGTGTTCGAGGAACTGCTGCTCAGTCGCAATAACAGCGCTGTGGTTTTGAGGGAGACGTCCGACTGTGCAGCTGTCTTTGACAAGTTTGTTAG gTATCTGTACTGTGGTGATATCTCAGTGCGACTAGATCAGGCCATTTCTCTGCACAAGCTGGCCAGCAAGTACCATGTGTGGGGTTTGCAACAGGGTCTGACCCAATATATGACCCAACATCTGTCTAGCGATTCCCCCACAGGCCATGTGGTTGGCTGGTACAATTATGCACTACAAATTGGGGACATGGCCCTGCGGGACAGCTGCCTGCAGTACCTGTCCTGGAACCTGTCTTCTGTGCTGCAGAGCGGAGAATGGGGCTCCATCAGTGAAGACCTGCTCCTCTCCTTGCTCCAGCGCTCTGACCTCATTCTGCAGAGTGAGCTGGAGCTCTACGAGGCCCTGGAGGCCTGGATTGGCCAGAACCAGCCTGTCAGTGCGACAGTGGAAATTGCCCTGAAGGCTGTTCGATACGGCATGATCCCCCCTCAGCACCTCTTCCGTCTTCAGAAGCAGTCCCTCCTCATGCAGAAATATTACGAATCTATCCGTGATCTACTCTATCTAGCTTTCCAATTTCACTCCGCCTCACCTATCCAACTGGCCAAGTACTTTGATGTTAACTGCAGTATTTTCACTCCCCGTAACTACCTGTCCAACTCCTGGGGTTCCCCTTGGGTCATCAATAACCCCACCCGTGATGACCGCAGTTACAGCTTCCAGACCCAGCTCGGGCCCAGCGGCCATGACTCTAGTAAGAGAGTGACCTGGAACGCCCTGTTCTCCCCTCGCTGGCTCCCACTCATTGCCCGGTCAACCTACACTGAGCTGGGTGCCATGCAGCCTACACGCACAGACGGAGGTCGACCTCGCATCATTGTAACACCAGCCACTTCTAGTCCAGACTTTGCCGGCGTGAGTTTCCAGAAGACGGTCATTGTGATGTCAAGACAGCAAGGAAAAGTGGTGGTTCGCCACGTCTACAACTTCCACCAAAGCACGGAGGAGGCCGGGGATTTCCTGGCGGATGCAGACCTGCAGCGCCGTGCATCAGA